ATGATGATGTttagaacttttattttcttCAGTTGCTTGTCAAATTCCTGATTTGAAGGTCTCAAGTTTTTAAGCCCACTTTTATCAAGATTGCATCTTATTTTAAATACAACGTTCGTCTTTGACAttaacatatatgtatgtatattttcaatagatcaaatattatatatttttatataaaataaacagCCTAGCCTAGCCTAGTCTTGCCCAAATAAGCCGAAAATGCTATAAAACCAGTAATCCAGCAAAGACGAAGGAATATAACTGATTTAAGAAATTCGTCTGAGCCCCCGAGAGTAATTAGCAGACACCGCTCTCTCACTCACGCAAATTTCAAACTATTTACTTATTAACAAATAACAGTAACTAaaagaatatgtatatattacaaaTTGAATAACTATTCACCATAAATTCCCACTTCAATTTCTGACCTTCAACTACCACTCTTGACTCAAAATGGATCAGGCATTGCATATAACTGCATCTATGTTATACAAAATTACCTTTACTGGTTATGGTTAGTCTTCATCTGATAAACAAACAACATCAGTTGCTCCTCCGCCTTGCTGTGCTGAGTTAGACCGACTACTTGGCATCTGAATTTCCGACCTTGAACTAACATCTGGCAGCAAAAAACCTGGTGGATTTGCATTGCCACCAGGTAAGAAAGAACTTGGTGGAGCTGCCAACCCTCCAACAACTTCATGTTGGATCCTACCAGATTGGCTGGTAATTGATGCCTGCCTACGTGCAAGGTGGTTAACATGAGAATGCAATGGGAGACTGCTTGGGGAAATGGATGATGAAGGCCTAAATGGCTGTAAATGTGGGGCAGGAGCACGAATCTCAGTGCCTATTTTAAGGTTTCCTGTAGAAGAGATGTTGCTGATATGGGGAGATCTAGTTGGAGTGCCTGAGAATAATGCCGAAGACTTAACAACCTGCAAATGTGGACCCATGGTTTGCGCATTGACTAGAGCAGGAGAAACAGTTTGCATGCTAGTAGCTGAGCCAGTTGAAGGGATCCCTGAAGCAGTGGAAGGCTGCAAGGTTTGTGCATTGACTACAGCAGGTGAAACAGTTTGCATACTAGAAGCTGAGCCAGTTGGAGGGATCCCTGAAGCAGTGGAAGGCTGCAAGGTTTGTGCATTGGCTGCAGCAAGTGAAACAGTTTGCACAGTAGAAGTTGAGCTAGTTGAAGGTATCCCTGAAGTAGTAGAACGCTGCAAAGTTTGTGCATTGACTACAACAGGTGAAACAGTTTGCACAGTAGAAGCTGAGCCAGTTGAAGGGATCCCTGAAGTAGTAGAACGCTGCAAGGTTTGTGCATTGACTACAGCAGGTGAAACAGTTTGCATGGTAGAAGCTGAGCCAGTTGAAGGAATCCCTGAAGCAGTAGAACGCTGCAATGTTTGTGCATTGACTACAGCAGGTGAAACAGTTTGCATAGTAGAAGCTGAGCCAGTTGAAGGGATCCCTGAAGCAGTAGAACGCTGCAATATTTGTGCATTAACTACAGCGGGTGAAACAGTTCGCATACTAGAAGCTGAGCCAGTTGAAGGGATCCCTGAAGCAGTAGAACGCTGCAATATTTGTGCATTAACTACAGCGGGTGAAACAGTTCGCATACTAGAAGCTGAGCCAGTTGAAGGGAGACCAGAAGCAGCAGGAGGCTGTTCCACCATCTGTTGCGATGAAAGTTGAACCTGCTGCGGCATGAAATTAGAATTTGCCTCTGCCAAGggggaaaaaaaagaaactatTTAGTCCCAATTTGAATGGTAAACATTACAGAAAGGcaaattttatccatgcatgcaTATAAGGCATATGTATTTGTATCTTTGGTTAACTTTTTAGCAATCATTTCTTGCACTTGTGGACATTAGCCTATATGCCAGAACTCACGCAGAGAGAGTTAACAGGCACTCTCTTTAAACTTGCAATATAACAAGTAGTGGTAATCAAAGCAACCGAGTAACTGTAATATTCACCTTTATTTGTTCCTGCTGAACCAAATGCCCTATTATCCATACATTTAGACCTGAAAGCCTCCGCCAAGATCTTATGCAAGAGAACTTTGTTGTAAGTTTCACTGAGCTCCGCTCTATGCAGATGAAATTCTGCTTCTTTCTCTTTAAGTTTAGCTTCATACTTTTGACGAATCTGAACGATAACCTCCTTAATCTCCTTCTCACACTCCAATTTCAGCTGCAGCTTCTGCTCAAAAGAGAGGAAGTTCTCAGCGGAGAGTAAGCTACATATCACTGTTAGTAGATAAGCAAACAGGAACTAACCATGTCTTCATGAACCTTAGCGGTTTGATCTTTTTCTTTCAgtattctttccatttcattttgAAGTGGGTCATGACAAAAAGTTGGATGCATCCGAGATGATACAGCAGGTGCAGTCTGCAAGGGAAGGCCATTAGAAACAAAAGGGACTGAAGCTGTCCTCGTTTCTGAAGCTTGTCTCACAAGCCTGTCAACAGCACCATCAATGGGTGAATGCAGAGGCTGCAAGACATCTTGGTTGGAGAGCTCAATATGGTTTGCCACCGGTTGAGTTGGAGCCTGAGAACTCTGGTTGGCAGTTTGGCCTTCATTGTTTAATTGATGTTCAACTGCAGTAACAGAAGGTAGATCGGGATGAGAGAGGTTGGAAGTTGATTCAGAGGATCTCAGCTGCTGCATTTGCTCTCTAAGCTCCACACCTGTGGTGTCAGGATTGGACATATTGCAGGTTGCAGCAATGGTGCCATTAAATGGTGAAGTTTCAGCTAACTCTGAAGCATTTCGCATTTCATTGTTTGACATGCATCTTGCTTGCGCTTCAGAGGAAGCATATGGAAGAGGACCCACATTTGGGGATACCTGCCCAAATAAGAAATTGTCACTATATTGGCAGCTCGCCATAGCTAGGTATTGAAAGTATAATCTCTCCAAATCTCAAAATAGTCTCCTTACCACAAGTATAGATATAATCTCTCCAAATCTCAAAAATAGTCTCCTTACCACAAGTATAGGTTAAATAAAACTACAATGTAGGGCAGCCATAATAACAATGCAGATATCTACCTTATTGTTACTATTTTGCTATACTTTTACAGTGTGAAGCTTTCAATAGAAAAAGCCCAATAGAATAGTCCAAAAGAATCTGTACTCAGAACCTTAATATAATAAAAGGTACAAATAAAAATCTTACATACCAGATCAGGTGGCTGCAGACCACCTTGGTCCGAGGTAGGCACGGGCTGCATTGAAGATAGATCCCCCAGAGATGTTTCTCGGAATTCAGCTTCGCTGTTCATTGTGCATTGTATGCCATCCAGCTGGTCATTTTCGATGGGACTTGTTCCCTCATTCTCTCTTTGAACACTGATTCCCTCGAGGACTTCACTAGGAACAGTTTCAGGTTCCACCAAAGAGACCTCTTTAGTGGGCATAGAACATGCAGCTGTATCAGGTATTTGTTCTTTAGATGTAGAGGAATTCGTGCAGACAATAATATCCATACCATCACAAGAAGTTGCAATCATAGCTGTGCTCCTTGGAATTTCTCCATCTGGCACATTCAACGTGGCTCCACCAGGAATCTGTTTCTCAAATGAACAGTTAGCAGACATGATATTCTCCTGACCTTCAGTAGAACCGATAGCTTCAGGTCTACTAATGGGAAGCTCCCCCTCAGCCATGTTTAACGTGGTTCCACCAGGAACTTCTTCAGCTGAAGAGACAACCACCGATGGTAAATTCTCGTAACCTTCACCAGAACAGACAATCTCAGGTACTCTCAAATGAACCTCACCATCAAAATTGCTTAATACAGCTCCATCACTAGTTTCTTCATATGAAAGTGCTTCTGTTGAGACAAGGTTCTCCTGACCTTCACCGGAATTGACAACAACAATTTCTCTTGAGGGAACTTGCACATCAGTTTCCCTTAAATTGGATTCCTCGGGAATTTCAGCAGATGGAGACGCTTCAAATGAGACAAAGTTCTGTTGACCTTCACTAGAAATGATAGTTCCTGATTCTCTCAAGGTGTTCTCCCCATCAACCTTTCTTAATGAATTTATATCAAAATAGTTTTGAGATGATGGTGCCCGCAACGAGGCAACGTTCTCCTGTCCTTCCCAGAAACCAAGATTCTCAACTGATGCTACCTCAGAATTGTCCTTGAAGGGTCTAGCCTCGTTGATGGGATCACTGTATGCCATAACTTCGTCATTCACAATGTGATCAATTTTCGATGGTCTTACCTCACTTCCAGAAGCAGAATGAATAATGCCTGCAGAACTCCTTCCTTCAGAAAGATTCGCCAGACTTACAGGTGGCTTCACTAACTCAACCCTAGCCCAGGACTTAACTGATTCTACCCAACGAGTCTTTCTTTCTAGAAAATTGCTTCTTGCTGCCACCTGCAGTGCCTCAAGATTCTTGAGATGTAAATCCATCTGCTGTTCGAGTTCATCAAACTTCCTTGCATATTCAGTGTCCAAATTCTTGAGCTTATCAGACCTCATTGAGACATTACTATGCAAACGGATAACCGCAGCTTCTGTCCTTTTCTTATTTTCCAGTTGTGCCTTTTCGTCTTCATACTTCTGGTTAAATTGTTCCACTTCCTGCTTATGTTTCTCAATTAGTTTTCCAATCTGCTTATCAcactttttctcaatttcttttatgCTTTTCAGAAGATCTCTCTGTGCCAATTGAATTTCTGGGGCAAGTCTAGACTCTGAAATGGCCTGTATATCAGAACCTTCTCGAAAATCCGACAAATCTTCAGTCTCTGCTTTTATTTTATGCTGGTAAGAAGCTGCACTGGAATAATCTCTTCCAACAGATTTACCTGGTAATCCAGAAGCTTTAGGAGAGCTTGGGACCTTCAAATACCCTGTACGGTATAGAAACATTCTCTTCAAACACCGCAACATTGAATAAACATAGTCGGCCTCTTCTTTCTTGCAAGTAAAACCTAGATGCTGCTTTGCAAGTGCAAGTGATTCTTTGTGATCAAGTTTCTGCTTCAACAA
The sequence above is drawn from the Gossypium hirsutum isolate 1008001.06 chromosome A05, Gossypium_hirsutum_v2.1, whole genome shotgun sequence genome and encodes:
- the LOC107960777 gene encoding endochitinase A-like; the protein is MPQQVQLSSQQMVEQPPAASGLPSTGSASSMRTVSPAVVNAQILQRSTASGIPSTGSASSMRTVSPAVVNAQILQRSTASGIPSTGSASTMQTVSPAVVNAQTLQRSTASGIPSTGSASTMQTVSPAVVNAQTLQRSTTSGIPSTGSASTVQTVSPVVVNAQTLQRSTTSGIPSTSSTSTVQTVSLAAANAQTLQPSTASGIPPTGSASSMQTVSPAVVNAQTLQPSTASGIPSTGSATSMQTVSPALVNAQTMGPHLQVVKSSALFSGTPTRSPHISNISSTGNLKIGTEIRAPAPHLQPFRPSSSISPSSLPLHSHVNHLARRQASITSQSGRIQHEVVGGLAAPPSSFLPGGNANPPGFLLPDVSSRSEIQMPSSRSNSAQQGGGATDVVCLSDED
- the LOC121228850 gene encoding helicase protein MOM1, encoding MVEWERRKQRDSQKNLHVLLKPQIAKLCEVLHLTEDVKAMVERFLEYVMNNHLVNKEPATILQAFQISLAVLCALEDHVLLLFMLVCFFKFHCWSAASLLKQKLDHKESLALAKQHLGFTCKKEEADYVYSMLRCLKRMFLYRTGYLKVPSSPKASGLPGKSVGRDYSSAASYQHKIKAETEDLSDFREGSDIQAISESRLAPEIQLAQRDLLKSIKEIEKKCDKQIGKLIEKHKQEVEQFNQKYEDEKAQLENKKRTEAAVIRLHSNVSMRSDKLKNLDTEYARKFDELEQQMDLHLKNLEALQVAARSNFLERKTRWVESVKSWARVELVKPPVSLANLSEGRSSAGIIHSASGSEVRPSKIDHIVNDEVMAYSDPINEARPFKDNSEVASVENLGFWEGQENVASLRAPSSQNYFDINSLRKVDGENTLRESGTIISSEGQQNFVSFEASPSAEIPEESNLRETDVQVPSREIVVVNSGEGQENLVSTEALSYEETSDGAVLSNFDGEVHLRVPEIVCSGEGYENLPSVVVSSAEEVPGGTTLNMAEGELPISRPEAIGSTEGQENIMSANCSFEKQIPGGATLNVPDGEIPRSTAMIATSCDGMDIIVCTNSSTSKEQIPDTAACSMPTKEVSLVEPETVPSEVLEGISVQRENEGTSPIENDQLDGIQCTMNSEAEFRETSLGDLSSMQPVPTSDQGGLQPPDLVSPNVGPLPYASSEAQARCMSNNEMRNASELAETSPFNGTIAATCNMSNPDTTGVELREQMQQLRSSESTSNLSHPDLPSVTAVEHQLNNEGQTANQSSQAPTQPVANHIELSNQDVLQPLHSPIDGAVDRLVRQASETRTASVPFVSNGLPLQTAPAVSSRMHPTFCHDPLQNEMERILKEKDQTAKVHEDMKLQLKLECEKEIKEVIVQIRQKYEAKLKEKEAEFHLHRAELSETYNKVLLHKILAEAFRSKCMDNRAFGSAGTNKGEYYSYSVALITTTCYIASLKRVPVNSLCVSSGI